The Castor canadensis chromosome 13, mCasCan1.hap1v2, whole genome shotgun sequence genome has a window encoding:
- the LOC141415488 gene encoding LOW QUALITY PROTEIN: short transient receptor potential channel 3-like (The sequence of the model RefSeq protein was modified relative to this genomic sequence to represent the inferred CDS: substituted 1 base at 1 genomic stop codon) yields MEGSPSLRRMTVMREKGRRQAARGPAFMFNDRGMSLTAEEERFLDAAEYGNIPVVRKMLEESKKLNVNCVDYMGQNALQLAVGNEHLEVTELLLKKENLARIGDALLLAISKGXVRIVEAILNHPGFAASKRLTLSPCEQDLQDDDFYGYDEDGTRFSPCITPIILAAHCQKYEVVRMLLLKGVRIERPHDYFCKCGDCMEKQRHDSFRHSRSRINAYKGLASPAYLSLSSEDQVLNALELSNELAKLANIEKEFKPGTVAGAYAPKGAAGRPIPGDLEQEDLIQSSPLRPSWWRPWGMLRAWQGLSPGTGTQNNPREGHTDDRRASQQAFSLRAQDAHTTTTRAGDPLENRPQGLQLYFGRPRKEKMRNDPGARP; encoded by the exons ATGGAAGGAAGCCCGTCCCTGAGGCGCATGACGGTGATGCGGGAGAAGGGCCGGCGACAGGCCGCCCGAGGTCCGGCCTTCATGTTCAATGACCGGGGCATGAGCCTCACAGCAGAGGAGGAGCGCTTCCTGGACGCTGCCGAGTACGGCAACATCCCCGTGGTGCGCAAGATGCTGGAGGAGTCCAAGAAGCTCAACGTCAACTGCGTGGACTACATGGGCCAGAACGCGCTGCAGCTGGCCGTGGGCAATGAGCACCTGGAGGTGACCGAGCTCCTGCTCAAAAAGGAGAACCTGGCGCGCATCGGCGACGCCCTGCTGCTGGCCATCAGTAAGGGCTAAGTGCGCATCGTGGAGGCCATCCTCAACCACCCGGGCTTCGCGGCCAGCAAGCGCCTAACCCTGAGCCCCTGTGAGCAGGACCTGCAGGACGACGACTTCTACGGCTACGACGAGGACGGTACGCGCTTCTCGCCCTGCATCACCCCAATCATCCTGGCTGCGCACTGCCAGAAGTACGAGGTGGTACGCATGCTGCTGCTGAAGGGCGTCAGGATCGAGCGCCCGCACGACTATTTCTGCAAATGCGGGGACTGCATGGAGAAACAGAGGCATGACTCCTTCAGACACTCCCGCTCCAGGATCAACGCCTACAAGGGGCTAGCCAGCCCTGCTTACCTGTCCTTGTCCAGCGAGGACCAGGTGCTCAACGCCCTGGAGCTCAGCAACGAACTGGCCAAACTGGCCAACATAGAGAAGGAGTTCAAG ccaggcacagtagctGGTGCCTATGCGCCTAAGGGCGCAGCCGGGCGTCCAATTCCTGGCGACTTGGAGCAAGAAGACCTGATCCAGAGCTCGCCCCTCCGTCCTTCTTGGTGGAGGCCTTGGGGGATGCTGCGGGCGTGGCAGGGACTCTCTCCAGGCACAGGCACACAGAACAACCCCAGAGAGGGCCATACCGACGACAGACGCGCATCCCAGCAAGCATTTTCTCTTAGAGCCCAGGACGCCCACACGACCACCACAAGGGCTGGAGACCCCTTGGAAAACCGACCCCAGGGTCTTCAGCTTTACTTCGGGAGGCCAAGGAAGGAGAAGATGCGCAATGACCCAGGGGCGCGCCCTTGA